The sequence GCAATTAGCCATGACGAATTTCATACAAAAAGCTTGATTTCAGCTTTTACAAGCAAACCCTAATTTTGTCCATaatgtataaaccctaatttttgggGCCGTAAGGTGTTAAAGATGTTTAAATAGGGTGAATAAATTAAATTGAAGGACGAAAATAACCTCACATGCGTGCCACGTGATTGAGGATTTAACAGTGTTAATAACGGATGTCTGGACGCGGGTACCAAATTGAAACGAATTGATACATTAGGTTTTCTTATGAAACAATAATACTTTAGTATATAGGACGAATTTATGCCCGAACATCAGGTACCAAATGTGCAATTTTGTCGAACTCAAAAGACACAAAAATATCCAGGGTATTTACCCGATCCTATTATAGATTGATCCGGGGAGGCTTTACAGACTCGTATTTCAAGAATTCGGCACGCTCCACATGCCTCTCGATATGGTTTAAGAATCGATCCCTATAATGCGATTAAAGTTTCCGTCCGAAAACACGTGTGTACGTGAAAAATGATTGAGTGAATCGTTTCTACCCTGTTGTCAGGAATTCCAACTACAATGACACAAAGAAAAAGAGAACACGAAGCAGAAGATTTATGTTTATTTTTCTCGAAAAAGATTTATGTTTATTTTTCTCCAAAGTATTGGTGTGGAAAAGAGGGAGGAAATGATTTAAAATAAAAATGGCATATAGCATACTTTTAAAACTATGGTGGCGgatttgtaaatagtaaaagcaaatTACCGTATAACACAGTAGTAGTTTTTGGTTACACAGTTTGGTGTGCAAAGTGAGATGCAGAAACGAGAGCTAGGTAAACAAGGTGGAGGAGGTTCCGGTGGCACCGGCACACCGGCGGCCAAAAGAGGCCGCCCTATTGGCAGCACCGCCAGTAACATGGCAGCAGCTGCGTTAGCCGACGCTGCTGCACCATCCACACTCCTCGGTCCATCGCTTCAAGTTCACTCCTCTTTCGCCGGTTAGTCatcttcaaaaccctaatttttcaattcaCTATTATTATTCATTATATTATGTCTAAAACCACAATTGATAGTTTTATGCTCTATTTTTGTAGTATTTTACTTACAACCTTGTGATATTTTGGTCAAATTAGGTGTTTAAGTTGTTAATTTTGCGTTTGTTGCTAATTCTTGATTAATTGTTAGTAAGATGGTAAAATTGAACTTAAGATGCtaatatatatgtatgtttaattGAACATGTAACTTGCATTGATGAGATGAAACTAAGTGTTTGTTATAAAGTTTATAGCATGCTTGAATCCGTAGATATACGATGATGGATAGGACTAATTATGTTGATAAATGATAATTAGCAGAACCATATGAACATGGTAAAGATTGAGATGAGTCGAAGAAATAGGCTTCACATATAGAAAAGGGTGTGCAACGGTGCAAGGATATTTGCCATGTTTTAGAGTCTTGATTGCACTGCTGCGCAATCAATTTGTATATGGGTTCTATTTATAGCCTATTCAAATTCAGTTAGTTGGGAATATAAAACAACTAATATGCCATCGAATTTCCTAAAATCTTGATGTATATCTTTATTCTTCTTGTGCAGACCAAAATACTAAAAGGATAGTTCTTGCTCTACAAAGTGGATTAAAGAGTGAGCTGATATGGGCACTAAACACCCTAACTTTGCTTTCATTCAAAGAGAAAGATGAAGTTCGCAAAGATGCAACCCCACTTGCTAAAATTCCTGGATTGCTCGATGCTCTTCTCCAAGTTGTATGTAAccaatgaaatatatatgtataatctttatattatttattCTGTGAGAACTACTGTTTTTTCTTATATATCATGCACATTAAAACAGATAGATGACTGGCGCGATATATCACTCCCTAAAGAGCTAGTAAAGACACCAAGAACAAGGTCGCTAGGTGTTAACTCGACTGTTACTGGGTTTGGAAACGAATACAAGGCATCAGGCTTAAATGATGTTCCCCATTCAAAGTAAGTTTTACGTGGAAATCagttgttttttgtgttttcagattCACGTGTGCGACCATCAGTTTGCTTTTATATGGCAGCATAGGATCTGCTTCTGTTTCCGACACATCTGTGCTGAAAAAGGCAACCAAGGGTCTGCCTTCTGAATGGTGGCTTTCCGAGGATGGTCTTTTTAATTTGGATGATGAAGGAAGAGCAGAAAAGCAGCAGTGTGCTGTTGCTGCATCAAACGTTCTTCGCAATTTCTCTTTTATACCCGAAAATGAAATCATAATGGGCCAGCATCGCCATTGCTTGGAAACAATCTTCCAGTGCATGGAGGACCATTGTACAGGTTAGATTTCGAATGGTGCATGTTTCCTATCAAATATCAACATGTTAATGGACTATTTGAGAATTTTTTTAAAGTAGTCATCTGAGTTACACTGCCCTTCAAATCTGTCTGTAAATCATACAGCTCAACACTTGAGCAAAAAGTAAGTGTGCGTGGGTGTTTTTTTTGgggttttggggggggggggggggggggggggggggggtacttTTTTGTCTAATATTGCTTCTCCAAGTCTAATGCTTATTGTTCTTTATTGTTGATAGAGGATGAGGAACTTGTAACTAACTGCCTTGAGACGATTGTGAATTTGGCTCCACTGTTGGACCTTCGAATCTTTAGCTCCTCAAAGCCTTCCTACATCAAAATTACGTAAGAAATTGTGCAATTCCTTTGCTAAATTTGTTTTAAATTTGAGGTGGCCTTTTGACCGTTGCAACCCTTTGACTTATAAATAAGTCTGCCTGGGTTACGTTTTATCTCTGATGGGTGAACCTGGTTTCATTATGTAACTCGAAATGTAACCGGTCAAATGGATCAAATATTACTGAGTAATTTTAAATGCATAAAATATACTAGATCAATTTATTGTAAAATTCAGATAGTTCATGAAATAATCTAGCATCAGTGTTCGTATTTGAAACActagtttttttaatataaaagTTACCTTTGGACTCGACTCTTCTGGCTTTTGGTCAACCCAACCGGTATTAGAAAGTACCAGGATTTGATCCGTGAGTCCCATCTGTTTCACCACTTGCAATTTAAACATAAGACTATGAATTTTTGCATTATGCTTATGAATATTTTGTGGTTTTTACCAAAAAAAGAGAAAAACGAGCAGTTCAGGCTATCATGGGAATATTGGGATCTTCTGTAAAAGCTTGGCATTGTGCGGCTGCAGAGTTACTTGGGCGTGTGATAATTAACCCCGACAATGAACCTTTTCTTCTTCCTTCTGCTCCACAGGTTTATGGTTGCTCTAATTTTGTCTCATTTTGTATGCTCGGTTAAGTACTTCACATCTAATAAATGTTTTTGTTGGCGCTTGCAGATTTACAAGCGATTGGTTGATCTTTTGAGCTTGCCAGCTGTTGATGCACAAGCTGCTGCAGTTGGAGCACTTTATAACCTTGCAGAAGTCAACATGGACTGCCGATTGAAGCTTGCCAGTGAACGATGGTGAGATGTTTCTCTATCATTTATATAAATCGAACATTATTCATTTTCAAGAGAACAACATATCTAATCACTAAACACACGTGTTAATAGTTACTCGTATAAACAATCCAATAAGATTACCACTAAAAAGTGTGAGCTTGTATTGGTTTAGTTTTTTAGTtggtaaaataattataattatttaaaatttGTCAGGGCGGTTGACCGGCTGCTAAAAGTCGTCAAAGCACCACATCCAGTACCAGAAGTTTGTAGAAAAGCTGCTATGATACTAGAGAGCTTAGTCTCAGAGCCGCAAAACCGGCCTCTCCTCCTTGCTTATGAAAACGTATTTGCGGAAATTCTATTTTCTGATGGAAAGTATTCGGATACATTCGCTAGGATTTTGTTTGAATTAACATCAAAGCCCAACAGCAAAGTGGCAACAGCTCGTGGTATATGGGGCATGTAGCACCTTGATTTTATTTATGTTTTAGCGAAAAATAGGTACAAATTTGATGCCTTTTTAATTAGTTTTCTATTTGTGGGAAGATGCGAGTAAATGTTGTGAGTCTGTAGATGCACACATGGAATTAAGGCGTTGTAGAAATGATTTTTAACTTGGGTTCTGCGTCGAGCATTTCTTTCTTTGCGGTTGAATGTTAACATGTATAACTTTTATTGCTGAAGGTAAACATCATTAGGGTGTTTCAAAGGACGGAGTAGATGAAACCATTTTAAGTGTACCTGTTTCATCATAAAGAACAAAAGGTACTTGTCAATGTGACGTAAATTGGGTTCCATACTTTAGTTATTATTAGTGAAATCAAACATCAGACACATTCCCAACTGCAAAGTGCAAACCCTATTAATTGTTTTTTATCTGTAAATTTAAATCGATTGCGACAGCATTAGACTTTTCTGTATGTAAGAAAAAAGGACAACTTTCAACGTTCAGAAATCATTTTAAGTCTCTTTCCATCTATGTGTGAGAATAATTTCTCCGACAATTTGTCATTGTCAATTTTGTTTTAGAACAGCTAGACAACCCAAAAACAAAGCAATTACAATGGATTCATCAACTAATCGTTGCAACTAACAACCTGCTTAACTCCATGCCTAATCCAAAAAAGTAATGTCTTACATCATCAAAtaacatacatatttatatttatataggaCTAGAACTAAAACTTAAACTATTTCGAAGCTTCCGAATGCTCCAAAGAATAGCGGAAATGAAAAAACAGGGATATCAACTTCTATCCAAGCTCTAACCATGGGCAACAGCTGAAATGAGTGAATACACGAAAACATTATATGCTCCAATGATCCAATCCCCAAAATGCATAACGCGCAAGCAATGGTCTCGAGTTCAAGGCCTTTCTTGGATAGGTTTAAACGAGAAGGAAGCCTATTTAAaatcaatctttataaaaatatattcacctTTCCTGAGATACATTTGTTCCAATAAAACTGCTGGGAACCGAAGCTAACAAATTCTCATCAATATGCTTCCTCAAGATTTTAAGAGTGAATGTATCATTCTGTGGAGAGTTTGCAAGCCCAAGAATTTTGATTGTTGGTAAGTCTGACATCGGCTAAATCTTGAACAAGCTGCTCGAATTCAGTAATGTGGCAACTGGATGATAAGTCACAGGTTCAATTCCAATGCCAAATCCCATCGACCAACCGATCTTAAATAAGGCAAACAGTGTTGCCATCTAACCGGTACAATCTTGGAAATCTATTGCATAAGTTATTGGTAGACTCAAAAAATTTTTCGAGCGGGGAAAAAAATTCCTAAAATTGTTTAAATTAGTAAAATTCCATAAAAATTTGTTGAAATATTATATAATTGTCAACATACACAATAAACAATATAGTGAACTTCAACATGTATTTTCATATTAATTATTACTGTATTATAGTTTAAGAAAAGATGAAATTTGAAAGCTTTTGAAAATATGCAATGGGAATTAGTAAACTTACTCCCAATTTTAGATTCTATCCCTGCACTGAAGTCACCTCCGTCAGATCGTGTTTTTTAGTTACCTGAGTTTTCGACTCGCTTGGTGAAGCGCCATTGTAGGATCAAAATATTATGGGGTCTTATAGAATTTGAGTGGTACATTGTAATTTTCTTTTCTAAAGAATggttgttttttttataaaaaaggaatcgttaatttttaaaaaatatatggaATTATATCTTTAAATTTAGTGATGTCCTAACAATTTAGGGGATACTTTATAAAAAAGTAAAAAATTCAAACTTGTGGGGTCCTAGGACCCATACCTTATGCCTTGCCTCTGCGAACAGACTAATTTTAGAATTACTACTAGTCCAAAGTCATTGCGGGTGAACTCGTCTGACCATCTTACTTACCGGATTCAAACTTGTGTTAAAGCGTATCATATTAGTCATTACATTGTTCATCTACCAACTATGTAGATTTTAACTTCCCTGTTTTGAGTGTTGTAAACTTAAAGTCAAATGTTCATTTAAACTAATATAGAAAGTTGTAAATTTTTTTATTGATTAAAATATTTACTAATAAAATAAATATCTACTCCTTTAAAAAAAACTTTTATCTACTTAttaattttcttttattattaattgaataatAAACTGAATTCTTTTAAAACAACTCAAAACTATTGTATGTAAATTTAAATGTAACTCTGAAGAAGTATCCCCCTACATAACAGGGTAACACCTCTAAAACAAAAATTGTGAAAACCTTAGCTGTGGTTAACATGAAAATAGACTTGTACAGTTGTACATTTCAATAAACGTCAATAAAAAGTCACTGCTAATCACTACGCATAAAATCTTAATGGATAGTAACGACAACTCTAAAATCGTTCAGGTATTGCGAAAAATAGTTACATAAAACGTTCATACTTGACAATAACTAAAATTAATTATACAAGAACCTAGTATGCAGCGATAGACAACATTGTTGACATAAGTTGCAGAGAAGTCTGAATATTGGGTCTAATTTGTTGGAGTGTCATACTCGTAGTATGGTCTTAAATTTAGATTTTAGATGAATAAaattcaaatatatttatttatttatgtttatttcTCTATATAAGCATAAGCAATACCTTTTACGGAGTAATGTTTTAGCCATAAATTTTACTATAACGCAACTCTTTAATTCAAAATCTAAATTTCTAAAGTATAATCAACCCAATACACGATAAGTGAAAGTTAAACGGCAATTGCCTCTTTTACTTTCTACAATAACATAAAGACAATATTTTACGTAACTTTTTTTCATATCAAATCTTTAAAAATTCACAAAAGAGTaagtaattaaaaattaaaatataatacttTTACGATCCGATTTTCTCGATTTTCGGAACATGAACCGGGAAGTTATCGATCTCATCGGTCCATGGATTTTTCTCCTTAGTCGGATCAATTGTTTTCAATGCTCTCCACACTGCACTATTACATTTAAACCCTGACCCAAAAGCTATTTGCCATGAACGATCACCTTTTCTTATTCTGCCCTTAGCCTCAGAATAAGCTAATTCGTACCATAACGAGCTACTCGAAGTATTTCCAAACCTATTTAGCGTCATTCTAGAAGGTTCCATATGCCAATCAGCTAAATCTAGATTCTTTTCCAACTCATCAAGAACCGCTCTTCCACCCGCATGAATACAAAAGTGCTCGAACGCAAGCTTGAAATCGGGGATATATGGTTTGATTTTCATTTGAAACACTTTTCTAGCAACTAAAGTTACGAAAAACAGAAATTGTTCCGACATAGGAAGCACTAAAGGTCCAAGTGTCGTGATATTTGTTTTCAAGGCCTCACCAGCAACCGCCATTAGATCTTTTGAAAGCGCTACGCCTATCTTTTTGTCCTCGTCTTCTTCTTGGAAAACACAATTATAACACCTGTCATCGGcacctttatgtgttcgaacagtGTGAATGAGTTGATACTTTGAACGACGACGATCAGATGATCGATTTGACAACAAAACAGCAGCACCTCCCATTCGAAATAGACAGTTCGACACAAGCATTGATCGATTGTTTCCAAAGTACCAATTCAATGTTATGTTCTCCGTGCTTACAACCATTGCATACGAATTAGGGTTCACCTATTATCAACAAACAAACAAACATAAAAAATCAATTAATTTAtagaataatacataatacttaaataATCCATAACCAATATATCCACTAACAATTCTAATAAATCCACATTTATAATGCATAACTGTTTGTACAATACAAGACTGAATGCATGATAATGAGTGAATTTATAAAAAGGGTAAGTGGATATATCACTACCCATAATGTTTTCTCACCAAATATTTAAAAAGTGGGAAATTAAATTACCTGCAGCAATTGCTTTGCAAGATCAATAGCAATCAAACCAGCACTACAACCCATTCCACCAAGATTATAACTCATAATATTTCCTCTAAGTTTATAATGATTCACAATCATTGAACTCAATGAAGGTGTGGGGCAAAACAAGCTACAATTCACAATCAATATCCCAATTTCCTTCGCTTTAACCCCGGTTTTCGCCAACAAATCATCGATCGCTCCATACATAACCATTTCCGCCTCTTTTCGCGCTTCGGCCATACACGGATTCGGCGGAATCGCCAAAACCGCTTCTGGAAAATACGTCTTTTGACCTAAACCCGAACGTTCTAGTATCTTCTTTTGAAAAGCTAAATTCTCTTCGGTAAATGTTCCAGCTCGAGTTGAGCGGTCCATAAATATTTCTCGCGTTACAATTCGTTCTTCATCGGGTTTATAACACGCGAAATCAATTAAATAAACTTTTTTCGGTCTGCTCATGAAGTAAAGTGTGGCTAAAAATACAAGTAACGTCGAACATATAACAACAgtgattgaattgaattgaatttggtaccataaatgaatataatcGCGTGTTGTGAGTGTCGATAAATGAGTTGCAACGATTGCGAGTACGGGAGTTAGTAAAAGATACATGCCATGTGAAATTAAGTAATGGTAGCCTAATTTTACGTATTTTAGTTTTACTGAAAGTAAGAAATTGGGgagggtggtggtggttgtcgGCGCCGGAGACGGCGATGGTGGTTGTTGTTTGTCCGTCATGGAGTATTTGTAGATTGAATTGAGAGGAAATTGATGAATGACTTGTGAATTTGATGGAAGAAATTGTGGAAAATGTGAGGGGGAAATTTGGGAATTTAAAGAAGAAATGATGGCGGTAGGGTGGGGTTGCAACTACCCCCAACGAACTTTTGAATGCTCTCGTAAAAATCTATAATACTTGCCACTTTtttgtatattaaaatatatatatagattcgaAGTAACCACTCGGGGGAAGtgtggggaagcaaaaacttttttttttcttcgtatTTTGAAAAAatgttgttcacgaacattatagattggatgaaaatatgaacatttaataaagacactttgtgataaatgtttttattt comes from Rutidosis leptorrhynchoides isolate AG116_Rl617_1_P2 chromosome 4, CSIRO_AGI_Rlap_v1, whole genome shotgun sequence and encodes:
- the LOC139844885 gene encoding 3-ketoacyl-CoA synthase 11-like, which encodes MTDKQQPPSPSPAPTTTTTLPNFLLSVKLKYVKLGYHYLISHGMYLLLTPVLAIVATHLSTLTTRDYIHLWYQIQFNSITVVICSTLLVFLATLYFMSRPKKVYLIDFACYKPDEERIVTREIFMDRSTRAGTFTEENLAFQKKILERSGLGQKTYFPEAVLAIPPNPCMAEARKEAEMVMYGAIDDLLAKTGVKAKEIGILIVNCSLFCPTPSLSSMIVNHYKLRGNIMSYNLGGMGCSAGLIAIDLAKQLLQVNPNSYAMVVSTENITLNWYFGNNRSMLVSNCLFRMGGAAVLLSNRSSDRRRSKYQLIHTVRTHKGADDRCYNCVFQEEDEDKKIGVALSKDLMAVAGEALKTNITTLGPLVLPMSEQFLFFVTLVARKVFQMKIKPYIPDFKLAFEHFCIHAGGRAVLDELEKNLDLADWHMEPSRMTLNRFGNTSSSSLWYELAYSEAKGRIRKGDRSWQIAFGSGFKCNSAVWRALKTIDPTKEKNPWTDEIDNFPVHVPKIEKIGS
- the LOC139844884 gene encoding armadillo repeat-containing protein LFR, producing MQKRELGKQGGGGSGGTGTPAAKRGRPIGSTASNMAAAALADAAAPSTLLGPSLQVHSSFADQNTKRIVLALQSGLKSELIWALNTLTLLSFKEKDEVRKDATPLAKIPGLLDALLQVIDDWRDISLPKELVKTPRTRSLGVNSTVTGFGNEYKASGLNDVPHSNIGSASVSDTSVLKKATKGLPSEWWLSEDGLFNLDDEGRAEKQQCAVAASNVLRNFSFIPENEIIMGQHRHCLETIFQCMEDHCTEDEELVTNCLETIVNLAPLLDLRIFSSSKPSYIKITEKRAVQAIMGILGSSVKAWHCAAAELLGRVIINPDNEPFLLPSAPQIYKRLVDLLSLPAVDAQAAAVGALYNLAEVNMDCRLKLASERWAVDRLLKVVKAPHPVPEVCRKAAMILESLVSEPQNRPLLLAYENVFAEILFSDGKYSDTFARILFELTSKPNSKVATARGIWGM